One Trachemys scripta elegans isolate TJP31775 unplaced genomic scaffold, CAS_Tse_1.0 scaffold_129, whole genome shotgun sequence DNA window includes the following coding sequences:
- the LOC117870280 gene encoding uncharacterized protein LOC117870280 isoform X1 has product MQARPVTWGCLPAVWGVCHIRGRRTRLPACVCAGAPREATAPTQARSRREDAARRCQDLPAAGEAPRKGWRGCPGTWAPVGAGLAPQSAASRGGSKALFPGAAPWSCPWRCDLPTCDSPRTVHPCHGQQQQLLPHAGGRAPQWVPGAPLRLLLPAHDWGPLAAGRVGRHAAPAAREWIQHPLTSHH; this is encoded by the exons ATGCAGGCCCGCCCTGTCACATGGGGCTGCCTTCCTGCCGTGTGGGGCGTGTGTCACATCCGGGGGCGACGGACCCGTCTGCCAGCCTGCGTCTGCGCTGGGGCACCCCGGGAAG CTACAGCGCCGACGCAGGCCAGGAGCCGCCGAGAGGACGCTGCCCGCCGGTGCCAGGACCTGCCTGCAGCCGGAGAGGCCCCGcggaaggggtggagaggctgcCCTGGCACCTGGGCCCCGGTGGGCGCTGGCCTAGCCCCGCAGAGCGCCGCGTCCCGGGGAGGCAGCAAGGCCCTGTTCCCCGGGGCGGCCCCATGGAGCTGCCCGTGGCGCTGTGACCTGCCCACATGTGACTCTCCCAGGACTGTGCATCCGTGCCATGGCCAGCaacagcagctcctgccccacGCCGGGGGGCGGGCACCTCAATGGGTACCCGGTGCCCCATTACGCCTTCTTCTTCCCGCACATGATTGGGGGCCTCTCGCCGCCGGGCGCGTTGGCAGGCATGCAGCACCAGCTGCCCGTGAGTGGATACAGCACCCCCTCACCAGCCA